CCACCGGGCAACGGCATCGTCAACCTGCTCGATTATCTCCTCCGCTCTTCCTATGCTGAACCTGTTCGCAACTGCCAGCAGGTCGCTGCGGGAGATGTCGGAGAACTTCCCGTTGATGGCCATGAGATGCTGGTAGGTCCATTCTCCCTTGGGATTGTACGCATGTGTGACGTCATACGCCGGCGCGAGCTTCCATTTCCCTCCCTGCCGGAGGATAAAAGAGAAGTTCTTCGTATGGTCATCACAGTTCGCCGCCATCACGTTGAACACCATCCGCCTGAAGGCCTCTTCCATGGCGGAGGTACCCAACTGTAGCCGTTCAATGGCTGCAAAGAACTGACCGTAGTCGTGGGTGCTCTTCTGCTTGTAATCCAGGTGCATCATGGCGCACAGCGTCTGCATGTGGTGCTTGGTGTTCCCCTCGCGGTCGAAACGGCGCGTCATGAAGTGAGCGCGGCCGTTCTCTTCCATCAGCCTGCATTCAGACATGGATATCCCCGCCTTGCGCGCCATGAGATAGTATGCGTACTCGATGCGGCCATAGTTCCGGGATCCTCCAAGCTCGAAATCGGCTCCCATCCCGTCGAACTTGAGTATCCAGTGCTCGAAGCCGGGTTCGACATCGAATTGTCCCGACCTGATCTCTTCGGTCTCCGGGTTCCAGGCGATGGCTGCCTTGGCCCTTGCCCCACCGGCGGACGTTCCCACCTGGATGATCTGGTTGAGTGCCGCTTTTGCCAGGTGGTCAGTGGAAAGATCTCCCCTTACGGCACTACGCGCTGCCTCGACAAGGCGTGAGAGGTGGATGGCGCTGGACCTGATACCGGTCGAAATGGCGGGACGGAATTCCAGTGCCCCGACACCTCTTTTTCCCATGTAGGCGAGCCTGTCGAGGGGCGTGATGTCAGCCTTCCGGATACCTTCTCTTGCCATCCACGCATCGATGAGAGAATTACCGAAATCGTCAGGGAGGGCATCCGCGATCATCCCGGGAAGCCGTTTGAATGATGCCTCCGGCAGATCTGAAAAGAGAAAAGGAGAAGAGGCACGGGACAGTGGCATGGTCAGGGGAGCGAGTTCCATACCGGACATCGCGA
This window of the Syntrophorhabdus sp. genome carries:
- a CDS encoding type II toxin-antitoxin system HipA family toxin, which translates into the protein MYKPVKAIEVRIWGKLVGALAPDPRLGCYAFEYDSAFAMSGMELAPLTMPLSRASSPFLFSDLPEASFKRLPGMIADALPDDFGNSLIDAWMAREGIRKADITPLDRLAYMGKRGVGALEFRPAISTGIRSSAIHLSRLVEAARSAVRGDLSTDHLAKAALNQIIQVGTSAGGARAKAAIAWNPETEEIRSGQFDVEPGFEHWILKFDGMGADFELGGSRNYGRIEYAYYLMARKAGISMSECRLMEENGRAHFMTRRFDREGNTKHHMQTLCAMMHLDYKQKSTHDYGQFFAAIERLQLGTSAMEEAFRRMVFNVMAANCDDHTKNFSFILRQGGKWKLAPAYDVTHAYNPKGEWTYQHLMAINGKFSDISRSDLLAVANRFSIGRAEEIIEQVDDAVARW